The Piliocolobus tephrosceles isolate RC106 unplaced genomic scaffold, ASM277652v3 unscaffolded_43896, whole genome shotgun sequence genome window below encodes:
- the LOC113224186 gene encoding zinc finger protein 782-like, with protein YCFTKPELIFTLEQGEDPWLLEEEKGFLSRNSPEDSQPDEISEKSPETQGKHFWQVLFTNKLLTTEQEISGKPHNRDINIFPARMMPCKCGTVGSAYQGLIPMAPHCQYSKEKAHEHNVCDKCLISIKDGRTNTQEKSFAYSKSVKTLSHKEDVIQYQTIHTLGQDFEYNGSRKAFLKKAALVTSESTYPKGKSYNFNKFGENKYDKSTFIIPQNIHPEKSHDEFNDTENCFCRITHKTPTGGKSFSQKSHIRECHRVHIGMKPFEYGKSFNHSSILPVHQRTHATDKYSDYNPCTETFSYQSTLSVHPKVHIREKPCEYNECGKSCSINSRLIWPQKSHTGEKPYECRECGKAFSEKSRLRKHQRTHTGEKPYQCDGCEKAFSAKSGLRIHQRTHTGEKPFECPECGKSFNYKSILIVHQRTHTGEKPFECNECGKSFSHMSGLRNHRRTHTGERPYKCDECGKAFKLKSGLRKHHRTHTGEKPYTCNQCGKAFGQKSQLRGHHRIHTGEKPYTCNHCGEAFSQKSNLRVHHRTHTGEKPYQCEECGKTFRQKSNLRGHQRTHTGEKPYECDECGKAFSEKSVLRKHERTHTGEKPYNCNQCGEAFSQKSNLRVHQRTHTGEKPYKCDKCGKTFSQKSSLREHQKAHPGD; from the exons GATACTGCTTTACAAAACCAGAACTGATCTTCACATTGGAGCAAGGAGAAGATCCGTGGTTATTAGAGGAGGAGAAAGGATTTCTAAGCAGGAACTCCCCAG aaGACTCCCAACCTGATGAAATCTCAGAGAAGAGCCCAGAAACTCAAGGCAAACATTTCTGGCAAGTTTTATTCACCAATAAATTATTGACTACAGAGCAAGAAATTTCAGGAAAACCACATAATCGGGACATAAACATTTTTCCTGCAAGAATGATGCCTTGTAAATGTGGCACTGTGGGGTCTGCTTACCAGGGTCTCATCCCGATGGCCCCACACTGTCAGTATTCAAAAGAAAAGGCTCATGAGCATAATGTATGTGACAAATGTCTCATCAGTATTAAGGATGGCAGAACTAACACTCAAGAGAAATCTTTTGCTTATAGTAAAAGTGTGAAAACCCTCAGTCATAAGGAGGACGTTATTCAATATCAGACAATTCATACTTTGGGGCAAGATTTTGAATATAATGGAAGTAGAAAAGCTTTTCTTAAAAAGGCTGCCCTTGTTACATCTGAAAGTACCTACCCAAAAGGAAAATCTTACAATTTCaataaatttggggaaaacaAATATGATAAATCAACCTTTATTATTCCTCAGAACATTCATCCAGAGAAGAGTCACGATGAGTTTAATGATACTGAAAATTGTTTCTGTAGGATCACTCACAAAACTCCAACAGGAGGGAAATCTTTCAGCCAAAAGTCACATATTAGAGAATGTCATAGAGTTCATATAGGGATGAAACCCTTTGAATATGGAAAAAGTTTCAACCATAGTTCAATCCTCCCAGTGCATCAGAGAACTCATGCAACAGATAAATACTCTGATTATAACCCATGTACAGAGACGTTCAGCTACCAGTCAACTCTCAGTGTACATCCGAAGGTTCACATAAGGGAAAAACCCTGTGAGTATAATGAATGTGGAAAATCCTGCTCTATTAATTCACGCTTGATTTGGCCTCAGAAAAGTCACACAGGggagaaaccttatgaatgtcGTGAATGCGGGAAAGCCTTCAGTGAGAAGTCACGCCTAAGAAaacatcagagaactcacacaggagagaaaccgtATCAGTGTGATGGATGTGAGAAAGCTTTCAGTGCAAAGTCAGGCCTAAGAATACACCAGAGAACCCACACAGGGGAGAAACCATTCGAATGTCCTGAATGTGGGAAATCTTTTAACTATAAGTCAATCCTCATAGTgcatcagagaactcacacaggggagaaaccttttgaatgtaatgaatgtgggaaatctTTCAGCCATATGTCAGGCCTAAGGAATCATCGAAGAACTCACACAGGGGAAAGACCATATAAATGTgatgaatgtgggaaagctttcAAACTGAAGTCAGGCCTGAGGAAACATCATAGAACACACACAGGGGAGAAGCCCTACACATGTAATCAGTGTGGAAAAGCTTTCGGTCAGAAATCACAACTCAGAGGACATCATAGAATTCACACAGGGGAAAAACCCTATACATGTAATCATTGTGGGGAAGCTTTCAGTCAGAAATCAAACCTCAGAGTACATCACAGAACTCATACTGGGGAGAAACCCTATCAGTGTGAGGAGTGTGGAAAAACTTTCAGGCAGAAATCAAATCTCAGAGGGCATCAGAGAACTCACACTGGGGAGAAGCCCTATGAATGTGatgaatgtggaaaagctttcagtGAGAAGTCGGTCCTAAGAAAACATGAGCGAACTCATACTGGGGAGAAACCATATAATTGTAATCAGTGTGGGGAAGCTTTCAGTCAGAAATCCAATCTCAGAGtacatcagagaactcacacaggggagaaaccctataaatgtgaTAAATGTGGAAAAACTTTCAGTCAAAAATCAAGCCTTAGAGAACATCAGAAAGCCCACCCAGGGGATTAG